The genome window CTACCGAATGGCACGGTTGCTAGAGTGGTTCCGGGATCGGGCCGCCGATTCCATTACCCCCCAAGAAATCGAGCGGAAGCTGGAGCAAGCCATCCAAGAAGAGGGTTGGGCTCCAGCAACGTGTAACCGGCACCGGGCTCTGCTGTCCCTCATTTACCGCCTGGGGATTCGCAACGGCAAGGTTTCCGCAAACCCAGCTCGGCTTGTACGACATAGGCCCGAGAACAATGCACGGATGCGCTGGCTGAGCGCTGAGGAAGAAAAGCGGCTCCGCGAAGTCATGCAGGGCAATTACGCTGAGCATGTGCCCGAGCTGGATTTGGCCCTGAACACCGGGCTGCGGCTCAGCGAGATGTACGGCCTGACTTGGGAGAACGTGAACCTTTCCCGGCGGATTCTGACTGTGCCCCGTAGCAAAAATGGTGAGATGCGGCATGTGCCTCTAAACGGCGCAGCTCTAGCCGCCCTGAAGGCTCTAAGCGAGCGTGGAAACAGCGCAGGCCGGGTAATCCGCAACAGTAAGGGCGAACCCCTGGCCAAGCCCCGGCACTGGTTCGAGTCTGCCATCCGCGAGGCCGGAATTGAAGACTTCACGTGGCACTGCTTGCGGCACACCTTCGCCAGCCGCCTCGTCATGGCCGGAGTTGACCTACGCACCGTTCAAGAGCTACTAGGGCACAAAACCATAGCCATGACCGTACGCTATTCTCATGTCGCTCCCACCCACCAACTGGCTGCCGTGGAACGGCTAACGGAAGCCTGCGCGTCGACCCCGACAGAGAAGGCAACTGACACCAACACTAGCACCGGCGCATTTGAACCAATCGGACCCGAACCGGCGTATGTTCACTAAGTCATTCTGGGGTATGATGTTGCAACCGAAACTGGGGTGGAGTGCGTCTGGTAGCACGCCGGACTGTTAATCCGGAGGTGGAGGTTCGAATCCTTCCGCCCCAGCCATTTCGCCGCCGACGAATTGTCCTGTTACCGGCCTCTTCCCGCTGGGTCGGACTACGACGGCGAATTGACGCGAATGGATTTTGTCTGGAAGCGCCTCTGAGAGGATCGCCCAACCCATCCGCTTGCGCCTCTCCCGGAGCAACTTTTCCATGCTATCTTGCGAGCGCCATGCTGGTTCGGCCGGAGGACTTTCTTCAGAGATTTCCTGACCTTGAGTCCTTGCGCCGCTCCCCGCAAGCGGAAGTAACCAACGTCCACGCGGTCGCAATCAACGCCACCCCGGCCGAAATCTTTTCGCTCGGCTTGCAGCGGCTCTCCGAAATTCGTCTCCACCCGCTGCACCAGCTTCTTTTTGCCACCCGCGTCGCGGCCGGAAAAGTTTTTGGTTGGGATCGAGGACTTGTTTGGGACCGCGAAACAAATTGGACCGTGGGCGGGCGGGTCTTCTTCTCTCGTGTCGAGGCCATAGTGCCCGGCCGGGAATGGGTGCTCGGGGTCGAGAACCGCCTGACGCGAACCATCAGTGCCTTCGTCGCCGACCCGATTTCCGATTCGACGACGATGCTCTACAATCTCACCCGCGCCCACTTCAAAGGCCGGATGGGCAGAGCCTATTGGCTGGTGATCCGCCGGTTTCACGACACCATCACGGAAGACCTGCTGGGCAAGCTGAAGCGGCGCGTCGAGGAAACGCGGCGCTGAGTGGGATAGCCCCGCCTGCCGGGGAATCGCTTCCCGACTGTCTTGAGGGGCGCCGGATTACTGTTAGAATCAAAGAATACCTGGAGGATTTTTCATGGCTGCACTCAAGGAAGGCGACCGGGCACCGGACTTTTCCCTGCTGGCCGACGACGGCCAAACCATTTCCCTCGGAGCTTTTCGCGGCAAGCACGTGGTGCTCTATTTTTATCCGAAGGACATGACGCCCGGGTGCACGCTTGAGGCCTGTTCGTTTCGCGACCATTACGCCGCCATCCGCCGGGCGGGCGCGGAGATTCTGGGCGTCAGCTTTGACTCGACCGACCGGCACAGGAAATTCAAAGAGCAGCAGAAGCTTCCCTTTCCGCTCCTCACCGACTCCAAGAAAGAGACCGCCACGGCCTACGGCGTGCACAAACGCAAGTCGCTCTACGGCCGCCTTTTCAAAGGGATTGAGCGGACTACCTTCCTCATTGATGCCGAAGGAAAAATAAAAAAGATCTTTCCCAAGGTCAAGGTGAAGGGGCACAGCGAGGAAGTTCTTGCGGCACTCAGGTGAACCATTAGGGGTGGATGGGAACCGTTAGCGGGTGGGAGGCTCGAGACGAACTATCTTTCTCCGCAGAACATTTGCTTTTGAGGGCGTTCGTCAGGCCACTCTTCGCGATTCTCCATCCACTCCCGCCACTGCTGATTCGGCAACCGTCACTGGACGGTCAAAGCGTTCTTCAGCGTGAACCGCAGGAGTCTCTCGGACGGATACTCGACGTCCTTCTTGCCCGTAGCGGCCGCCCCTGCCGTTCCGGCACCCGCGCCGGCCACCGAGCCGATCGCCGCGCCTTTGCCCCCGCCGGCAATGGCGCCAATGATCGCGCCCGCCGCCGCGCCGCCGCCGATGGCTGCCACGTTGCGCTGGGCGTGGCTCTTTTCGGTGCGACCGGTGAAGCCGGTGCTGAGCGGATAAGTCCTGCCATTGATCTCAATCGAAACCAGCTTCAGATAGAGCTTTGCCGGCGTCCTAAGCCGCCCCGA of Candidatus Acidiferrales bacterium contains these proteins:
- a CDS encoding DUF2867 domain-containing protein — protein: MLVRPEDFLQRFPDLESLRRSPQAEVTNVHAVAINATPAEIFSLGLQRLSEIRLHPLHQLLFATRVAAGKVFGWDRGLVWDRETNWTVGGRVFFSRVEAIVPGREWVLGVENRLTRTISAFVADPISDSTTMLYNLTRAHFKGRMGRAYWLVIRRFHDTITEDLLGKLKRRVEETRR
- a CDS encoding site-specific integrase, yielding MKQRGIFEKFPGSGVWWIRYADAIGRIRREKAGSKSAALLLYRKRKTEALQGKKLPERLRAPIVSFAELAQDALAYSKAHKRSYPDDVYRMARLLEWFRDRAADSITPQEIERKLEQAIQEEGWAPATCNRHRALLSLIYRLGIRNGKVSANPARLVRHRPENNARMRWLSAEEEKRLREVMQGNYAEHVPELDLALNTGLRLSEMYGLTWENVNLSRRILTVPRSKNGEMRHVPLNGAALAALKALSERGNSAGRVIRNSKGEPLAKPRHWFESAIREAGIEDFTWHCLRHTFASRLVMAGVDLRTVQELLGHKTIAMTVRYSHVAPTHQLAAVERLTEACASTPTEKATDTNTSTGAFEPIGPEPAYVH
- the bcp gene encoding thioredoxin-dependent thiol peroxidase, whose amino-acid sequence is MAALKEGDRAPDFSLLADDGQTISLGAFRGKHVVLYFYPKDMTPGCTLEACSFRDHYAAIRRAGAEILGVSFDSTDRHRKFKEQQKLPFPLLTDSKKETATAYGVHKRKSLYGRLFKGIERTTFLIDAEGKIKKIFPKVKVKGHSEEVLAALR